One Halobaculum sp. CBA1158 DNA segment encodes these proteins:
- a CDS encoding proteasome-activating nucleotidase, translating into MSRSPSLPDRPRLDLDPDMSDGERLEALRKHFERIVRVNDELDDRLEQAQGRRTELREEVDELKRRNETLKTSSLYIATVEELTEDGAVIKQHGNNQEVLTELSSRLDDELEAGDRVAINDSFSVQTVLDDETDARAQAMEVDASPEVEYADIGGIDDQVRDVREAVEDPLVNAEQFREVGIQPPSGVLLHGPPGTGKTMLAKAVANETDATFIKMAGSELVRKFIGEGARLVRDLFELANEREPAVIFIDEIDAVAAKRTDSKTSGDAEVQRTMMQLLSEMDGFDDRGEVRIMAATNRFDMLDEAILRPGRFDRLIEVPKPGPEGRERVLEIHTEDMNVADDVEFADLALQLEDYSGADIAALATEAGMFAIRDERTTVRREDFDRAREKVETDDEGPVFNDGEFGRYQY; encoded by the coding sequence ATGTCTCGGAGTCCGTCCCTTCCAGACCGCCCCCGCCTCGATCTCGACCCCGACATGAGCGACGGGGAACGCCTGGAGGCGTTGCGCAAGCACTTCGAGCGGATCGTCCGCGTCAACGACGAGCTGGACGACCGCCTCGAACAGGCCCAGGGCCGCCGTACCGAGCTCCGCGAGGAAGTCGACGAGCTCAAGCGGCGCAACGAGACGCTGAAGACCTCATCGCTGTACATCGCTACCGTCGAGGAGCTCACCGAGGACGGCGCGGTGATCAAACAGCACGGCAACAACCAGGAGGTGCTCACGGAGCTGTCCTCTCGCCTCGACGACGAACTGGAGGCGGGCGACCGCGTCGCGATCAACGACTCCTTCAGCGTCCAGACGGTGCTCGACGACGAGACCGACGCCCGGGCGCAGGCGATGGAGGTCGACGCCTCCCCCGAGGTGGAGTACGCCGACATCGGCGGCATCGACGACCAGGTCAGGGACGTCCGCGAGGCCGTCGAGGACCCGCTCGTCAACGCCGAACAGTTCCGCGAGGTGGGCATCCAGCCGCCCAGCGGCGTCCTGCTGCACGGGCCGCCCGGGACGGGCAAGACGATGCTCGCGAAGGCCGTCGCCAACGAGACCGACGCCACCTTCATCAAGATGGCCGGCTCCGAGCTCGTCCGGAAGTTCATCGGCGAGGGCGCGCGGCTGGTGCGTGACCTGTTCGAACTCGCCAACGAGCGCGAGCCCGCCGTGATCTTCATCGACGAGATCGACGCCGTCGCCGCCAAGCGGACCGACTCGAAGACCTCCGGCGACGCGGAGGTCCAGCGCACGATGATGCAGCTGCTCTCGGAGATGGACGGCTTCGACGACCGCGGGGAGGTGCGCATCATGGCCGCCACCAACCGCTTCGACATGCTCGACGAGGCGATCCTCCGTCCGGGTCGGTTCGACCGACTCATCGAGGTGCCGAAGCCCGGGCCCGAGGGTCGCGAGCGCGTCCTCGAGATCCACACCGAAGACATGAACGTCGCCGACGACGTGGAGTTCGCCGACCTCGCGCTCCAACTCGAGGACTACTCGGGCGCGGACATCGCCGCGCTCGCCACGGAGGCGGGAATGTTCGCCATCCGCGACGAGCGCACGACCGTCCGCCGCGAGGACTTCGACCGGGCCCGCGAGAAGGTCGAGACCGACGACGAGGGCCCCGTGTTCAACGACGGCGAGTTCGGTCGCTACCAGTACTGA
- a CDS encoding DUF5811 family protein gives MNGNNPYAGAPGVVDAGRPEEVDLTTDQKDALRRAVANIVTRTESYLPDGYAVGSELSYGSGGPEATVAVRPPVGHPVSAGFAPDIEDVESGLDAEDREEVARGLAASAAAQVMSAVGDDLEPTAR, from the coding sequence ATGAACGGCAACAACCCCTACGCGGGGGCACCCGGCGTCGTCGACGCGGGTCGGCCCGAGGAGGTCGACCTCACGACCGACCAGAAGGACGCGCTCCGGCGCGCCGTCGCCAACATCGTCACGCGCACAGAGTCGTACCTACCCGACGGCTACGCCGTCGGCTCCGAACTCTCCTACGGCTCCGGCGGCCCCGAGGCCACCGTCGCCGTCCGACCGCCGGTGGGCCACCCCGTCTCGGCGGGCTTCGCGCCCGACATCGAGGACGTCGAGTCCGGCCTCGACGCCGAGGACCGCGAGGAGGTCGCCCGTGGCCTCGCCGCCAGCGCCGCCGCCCAGGTCATGTCCGCCGTCGGCGACGACCTCGAACCGACCGCGCGGTAG
- a CDS encoding NOB1 family endonuclease: MEVLDSSAFIHGYDSDDRTASIPAVQSELTSETALRFDAEEGAGMHIHVPDEGAVGRVRRAAGETGDLAELSDTDVRLLAAAFELDATLVTDDYAMQNVAQRMDVPVHVIARDGIDDEREWRFQCVGCGRTFDENRDRCPVCGSDLSRKNPA, encoded by the coding sequence ATGGAAGTCCTCGACTCGTCGGCGTTCATCCACGGCTACGACAGCGACGACCGAACCGCCTCGATCCCGGCCGTGCAGTCCGAACTCACCAGCGAGACCGCGCTCCGATTCGACGCCGAGGAGGGTGCCGGAATGCACATCCATGTCCCCGACGAGGGGGCCGTCGGTCGGGTTCGACGCGCCGCCGGCGAGACCGGCGACCTGGCGGAGCTGTCCGACACGGACGTCCGACTGCTCGCGGCCGCGTTCGAACTGGACGCGACGCTCGTCACCGACGACTACGCGATGCAGAACGTCGCCCAGCGCATGGACGTTCCCGTTCACGTCATCGCCCGCGACGGCATCGACGACGAACGCGAGTGGCGGTTCCAATGCGTCGGCTGCGGACGGACGTTCGACGAGAACCGGGACCGCTGTCCGGTCTGCGGGAGCGACCTCTCCCGGAAGAATCCGGCGTAG
- a CDS encoding DUF4177 domain-containing protein: protein MASETWEYETLQPPRGATQKEAVDPKAELNELGEEGWELVDTVDYVGGGTKYLVLKRPAER from the coding sequence ATGGCATCCGAGACGTGGGAATACGAAACGTTACAGCCGCCACGCGGGGCGACTCAGAAGGAGGCGGTCGATCCGAAGGCCGAGCTGAACGAGCTCGGCGAGGAGGGGTGGGAGCTCGTCGACACCGTCGACTACGTCGGCGGCGGGACGAAGTACCTCGTGCTCAAGCGGCCCGCCGAGCGATGA
- a CDS encoding DUF4352 domain-containing protein: MRRRTFLSIGAAATATSFAGCSSGGSSDSGTNADTATDADTATDGSPTDADTASPTDEPIEVESTVETAVGGLVRGRNLRLVVESIDRADSFDGTQPGEVNEFLTLRFAVANASDSPRYAFHTHSPRLVDGTGETYDSKFGGIENRPLAAVLVPGEVERARQIYEVPTDATLTARFDLDPDHFGGVETAEVALDSTTDGPTLRQEFDRSHPEIGERVRSGGYGLAATVDSVEFSRTAFDRQAGEGNEFVLVDATLVNERDETIEVLGTRWGIKFADGRSRHSPRQSFYENDRRLTATMSLEPGEHAYTFAYEVPSDASPLYFYFRFGPGSYLGASELPDPAKRVWKLR, translated from the coding sequence ATGCGGAGGCGAACGTTCCTCTCGATCGGCGCTGCGGCGACGGCGACTTCCTTCGCCGGCTGTTCGTCCGGCGGGAGCTCGGACAGCGGCACGAACGCAGACACCGCGACAGACGCAGACACCGCGACGGACGGGTCACCGACCGACGCCGACACGGCCTCGCCGACGGACGAACCGATCGAGGTCGAGTCCACGGTCGAGACGGCCGTCGGCGGACTCGTCCGCGGCCGGAACCTCCGACTCGTCGTCGAGTCGATCGACCGCGCGGACTCCTTCGACGGCACCCAACCCGGCGAGGTCAACGAGTTCCTCACCCTCCGGTTCGCCGTCGCGAACGCCAGCGACTCGCCACGGTACGCGTTCCACACACACTCCCCGAGGCTCGTCGACGGGACGGGCGAGACGTACGACTCGAAGTTCGGCGGGATCGAGAACCGCCCGCTCGCGGCCGTCCTCGTCCCGGGAGAGGTCGAACGGGCCAGACAGATCTACGAGGTGCCGACCGACGCCACTTTGACGGCTCGATTCGATCTCGATCCCGACCACTTCGGCGGCGTCGAGACCGCGGAGGTCGCGCTCGACTCGACGACCGACGGGCCGACGCTTCGACAGGAGTTCGATCGGTCACATCCGGAGATCGGCGAGCGGGTGAGATCCGGCGGGTACGGCCTCGCCGCCACGGTCGACTCCGTCGAGTTCTCCAGAACCGCCTTCGACAGGCAGGCGGGCGAGGGCAACGAGTTCGTCCTCGTCGACGCGACCCTCGTCAACGAGCGTGACGAGACGATCGAGGTGTTGGGTACCCGCTGGGGGATCAAGTTCGCCGACGGCCGCTCGCGCCACTCCCCGCGACAGTCGTTCTACGAGAACGATCGCCGGCTGACCGCCACGATGTCGCTCGAACCGGGCGAACACGCGTACACGTTCGCGTACGAGGTTCCGAGCGACGCCTCCCCGCTGTACTTCTACTTCCGGTTCGGACCCGGATCCTACCTCGGGGCCTCGGAGCTTCCCGATCCGGCCAAGCGCGTCTGGAAGCTTCGGTGA
- a CDS encoding PRC-barrel domain-containing protein, whose amino-acid sequence MADILAENLSGKAVMGSDGTELGMLYNITMDLKTGSLSDLLVTPNEELSPAQVPFDRDEAGRFHVPVSTVQAVKDYIVVST is encoded by the coding sequence ATGGCAGACATCCTCGCCGAGAACCTCTCGGGAAAAGCCGTCATGGGCTCCGACGGCACCGAACTCGGCATGCTGTACAACATCACGATGGACCTGAAGACGGGGTCGCTGTCGGACCTGCTCGTCACGCCCAACGAGGAGCTCTCGCCCGCGCAGGTGCCGTTCGACCGCGACGAGGCGGGACGCTTTCACGTCCCGGTGAGCACGGTACAGGCGGTGAAGGACTACATCGTCGTCTCCACGTGA
- a CDS encoding CPBP family intramembrane glutamic endopeptidase — protein sequence MSTELGLPEEGIEARAVVVRGGQALLAMLSAVVAGSVLTPTFESAGTALGFAADSATVAVFGTAGNAVGLTAAGLLFLLYAGDLDILRFRMPTRREALVAVAGAAGLTVAGYAILYGFAALGLTPSTNRALENPPAYFLAMIPLSFVTVAVAEEVVFRGVVQGELRRALGPAGAVAGASLLFGTLHYLAGVGTPTQRAVYVAVAATLSLGLGALYEYTDNLVVPIVVHGAYNAVQYVIQYLSATGGA from the coding sequence GTGAGCACCGAACTCGGCCTCCCCGAGGAGGGGATCGAGGCGCGGGCGGTGGTCGTACGGGGCGGACAGGCGCTGTTGGCGATGCTCTCGGCGGTCGTCGCCGGATCGGTGCTCACGCCGACGTTCGAGTCCGCCGGGACCGCGCTGGGGTTCGCCGCCGACTCCGCGACGGTGGCAGTGTTCGGTACCGCCGGCAACGCCGTCGGACTCACAGCCGCGGGCCTGTTGTTCCTGCTGTACGCCGGGGACCTCGATATCCTCCGGTTCCGGATGCCGACGCGCCGGGAAGCGCTCGTCGCCGTCGCCGGGGCCGCCGGGCTCACGGTCGCGGGGTACGCGATCCTCTACGGCTTCGCGGCCCTCGGGCTCACCCCGAGCACGAACCGCGCGCTGGAGAACCCGCCGGCGTACTTCCTCGCCATGATCCCGCTGTCGTTCGTCACCGTCGCCGTCGCCGAGGAGGTCGTCTTCCGCGGCGTCGTCCAGGGCGAACTGCGTCGCGCGCTCGGCCCGGCCGGGGCGGTCGCCGGGGCGTCGCTGCTGTTCGGCACGCTCCACTACCTCGCCGGCGTCGGCACCCCGACCCAACGGGCCGTCTACGTCGCCGTCGCGGCGACGCTCAGCCTCGGGCTGGGAGCCCTCTACGAGTACACGGACAACCTCGTCGTTCCGATCGTCGTCCACGGCGCGTACAACGCGGTGCAGTACGTGATCCAGTACCTCTCTGCGACCGGGGGCGCGTAG
- a CDS encoding HAMP domain-containing sensor histidine kinase, with product MGRPDPPDGGTSSRRTLPLPSLISAGGGLLLLVAIAQGVRAFTTGEEALVVLLDFVFVAAPAVAFVYTGLWMPRSAIARTRYPRILAWSFGGIAVMYGFILLRDVHPGVSAEWTVGTQAIALTIGSIGGLLIGVEETKATIRTEQLEERTRELEANERELTRHNEQLERFASVISHDLRNPLNVAQGHLALAREERDDERLRTVADAHDRMEALIEDVLELARQGEGISDTEPVGLAGLADRCWETVATAEATLSVETAATVRADSDRLRQLLENLFGNAIEHGGSNVTVTVGAIEGDSGDGDSNGDSDSDGDGFYVADDGPGIPEGVRESVFESGYSTDDDGTGFGLAIVAEIVGAHGWEIRATESAEGGARFEITGVTVDADGE from the coding sequence ATGGGTAGGCCAGACCCGCCGGATGGCGGGACGTCGAGTCGACGAACGCTCCCGCTACCGTCGCTTATCTCGGCCGGCGGCGGACTCCTCCTGCTGGTGGCGATCGCGCAGGGGGTCCGCGCGTTCACTACGGGGGAGGAAGCGCTGGTCGTGCTGCTGGATTTCGTGTTCGTCGCCGCCCCCGCCGTGGCCTTCGTGTACACCGGCCTGTGGATGCCGCGATCGGCGATCGCCAGGACTCGGTATCCGCGTATCCTCGCGTGGTCGTTCGGCGGGATCGCGGTCATGTACGGCTTCATCCTGTTGCGCGACGTGCATCCCGGCGTCAGCGCCGAGTGGACGGTCGGGACGCAGGCGATCGCGTTGACGATCGGCTCGATCGGGGGGTTGCTGATCGGCGTCGAGGAGACGAAGGCGACGATACGCACCGAACAACTGGAGGAACGCACGCGCGAACTCGAGGCGAACGAGCGGGAGCTCACCCGCCACAACGAGCAGCTGGAACGCTTCGCGAGCGTGATCTCTCACGACCTCCGCAACCCGCTGAACGTCGCGCAGGGTCACCTCGCGCTGGCCCGCGAGGAGCGCGACGACGAGCGCCTGCGGACCGTCGCGGACGCACACGACCGGATGGAGGCGCTGATCGAGGACGTGCTGGAGCTCGCGCGCCAGGGCGAGGGGATCAGCGACACCGAGCCGGTCGGGCTCGCGGGGCTTGCGGACCGCTGCTGGGAGACGGTGGCGACCGCCGAGGCGACGCTGTCGGTCGAGACGGCCGCGACCGTCCGGGCCGACTCCGACCGCCTGCGGCAACTCCTCGAGAACCTGTTCGGGAACGCCATCGAGCACGGCGGCTCCAACGTGACCGTGACCGTCGGCGCGATCGAGGGTGACAGCGGCGACGGCGACAGTAACGGCGACAGCGACAGCGACGGCGACGGCTTCTACGTCGCCGACGACGGGCCCGGGATCCCCGAAGGCGTCCGGGAATCGGTGTTCGAGAGCGGCTACTCGACCGACGACGACGGGACCGGGTTCGGCCTCGCGATCGTCGCGGAGATCGTCGGGGCCCACGGGTGGGAGATCCGCGCGACCGAGAGCGCCGAGGGCGGGGCCCGCTTCGAGATCACCGGCGTCACGGTCGACGCTGACGGCGAGTAG
- a CDS encoding DUF5812 family protein: protein MDAIRDALDRAGPDDAGPADTATGEKDGVFVVTHADEDSAVLRDVDSGQVHALSSNPGVDEGEVVEGVVAPDPPMNVSWQLIEVHESRYVPVEESEERPTRQSLDLADDQAVGELTRTDRAGDGELHVITVPEGETDEAVADVLADDDAARSRAARLGVNRVEIRSAPGVVVVRYMP, encoded by the coding sequence ATGGACGCGATCCGCGACGCGCTCGACCGAGCCGGCCCCGACGACGCCGGGCCCGCCGACACCGCGACCGGCGAGAAGGACGGCGTCTTCGTCGTCACCCACGCCGACGAGGACTCCGCGGTCCTGCGCGACGTGGACTCGGGACAGGTGCACGCGCTCTCGTCGAACCCCGGCGTCGACGAGGGCGAGGTCGTCGAGGGCGTCGTCGCGCCCGACCCACCGATGAACGTCTCCTGGCAGCTGATCGAAGTCCACGAGAGCCGCTACGTCCCCGTCGAAGAGAGCGAGGAGCGACCGACGCGACAGTCGCTCGACCTCGCCGACGACCAAGCCGTCGGCGAACTCACCCGCACCGACCGCGCCGGCGACGGGGAACTCCACGTCATCACCGTCCCGGAGGGCGAGACCGACGAGGCGGTCGCCGACGTGCTCGCGGACGACGACGCCGCGCGCTCGCGGGCCGCGAGGCTCGGCGTGAATCGCGTCGAGATCCGATCGGCCCCGGGCGTCGTCGTCGTGCGGTATATGCCCTGA
- a CDS encoding glucose-6-phosphate isomerase, with the protein MNVDIGGALDGDLGLDRASLDALDERVADAHDRIERGRDDAEHGYAALNLPETCDPDSIRRVADGFDPNHLLTVGIGGSALGAATLTDALGTGVDCRYLDNVDPVWVEAILDEVDLSSTVVNVVSRSGTTAETLSNFLVVREAMETAGVDWTERTVVTTGEAGNLAAMADERDLPRLAVPEGVPGRFSALSTVGLFAAALADVDLDAVLAGAAEEADRLAGSLFESPAYAYGATTYALAERGAATNAVMPYAESLERFAEWFAQLWAESLGKDGRGQTPARALGATDQHSQLQLYRAGPADKLVTLVRPRETDGECAIPETDLEGLSYLGGSSLDALLDAEFRATEASLAAAGRETVRVEIDRVDARGLGELLYGMEAACVLYGELAGVSTFTQPAVEWGKKAARGLLGGGDFSEADAVGDRRSLEVN; encoded by the coding sequence ATGAACGTCGACATCGGCGGCGCGCTCGACGGGGACCTCGGATTGGACCGGGCGTCCCTCGACGCGCTAGACGAGCGCGTCGCCGACGCACACGACCGCATCGAGCGCGGACGCGACGACGCCGAACACGGCTACGCCGCGTTGAACCTCCCCGAGACGTGCGACCCCGACTCGATCCGCCGGGTCGCCGACGGCTTCGACCCGAATCACCTGCTCACGGTCGGCATCGGCGGGAGCGCGCTGGGGGCGGCGACGCTCACCGACGCGCTGGGGACCGGCGTCGACTGCCGCTACCTCGACAACGTCGACCCCGTCTGGGTCGAGGCGATCCTGGACGAGGTGGACCTCTCCTCGACCGTCGTCAACGTCGTCTCGCGGTCGGGAACGACCGCCGAGACGCTGTCGAACTTCCTCGTCGTCCGCGAGGCGATGGAGACGGCGGGCGTCGACTGGACCGAGCGCACGGTCGTCACGACCGGCGAGGCGGGCAACCTCGCGGCGATGGCCGACGAACGCGACTTACCGCGGCTGGCCGTGCCCGAGGGCGTGCCCGGGCGGTTCTCCGCGCTGTCGACGGTCGGCCTGTTCGCGGCGGCGCTGGCGGACGTGGACCTGGACGCCGTCCTCGCGGGCGCGGCCGAGGAGGCCGACCGGCTCGCGGGGTCGCTGTTCGAGTCGCCCGCTTACGCCTACGGCGCGACGACGTACGCGCTGGCCGAGCGCGGCGCGGCGACGAACGCCGTGATGCCGTACGCCGAGTCGCTGGAGCGGTTCGCCGAGTGGTTCGCCCAGCTGTGGGCGGAATCGCTCGGGAAGGACGGTCGCGGACAGACGCCCGCTCGCGCCCTCGGCGCGACCGACCAGCACAGCCAACTCCAACTGTACCGCGCCGGACCGGCCGACAAGCTGGTGACGCTTGTGCGACCGCGGGAGACCGACGGCGAGTGCGCGATCCCCGAGACGGACCTGGAGGGGCTGTCGTACCTCGGCGGATCCTCGCTGGACGCGCTGCTGGACGCGGAGTTCCGCGCGACCGAGGCGAGCCTCGCGGCCGCCGGCCGCGAGACCGTCCGTGTGGAGATCGACCGCGTCGACGCGCGCGGCCTCGGCGAACTGCTGTACGGCATGGAGGCCGCCTGCGTGCTGTACGGCGAACTCGCCGGTGTCTCGACGTTCACCCAGCCGGCCGTCGAGTGGGGAAAGAAGGCCGCGCGCGGACTGCTCGGCGGCGGCGACTTCTCGGAGGCGGACGCCGTCGGCGACCGACGGAGCCTCGAGGTGAACTGA
- the infB gene encoding translation initiation factor IF-2, producing MSDTNSDADASTDAGPLRTPIVAVLGHVDHGKTTLLDRIRGSAVQEGEAGAITQHIGATAVPLDTISEMAGSLVDPTDFDLPGLLFIDTPGHHSFSTLRSRGGALADIAVLVVDVNDGFQPQTEEAINILKRTGTPFVVAANKVDTTPGWNPQDGEPIQRSLEAQSDRAEDRLNENLYELIGDLSEAGFSADFYWRVQDFRSNIGVVPVSALTSEGIPDLLTVLMGLSQRYMKEDMSVDVSGPGVGTVLEVKDERGFGATLDVVLYDGVVREGDTIVVGGRDEPIVTEVRALLQPRPNAEIRAEKQFERVEEVRAAAGVKIAAPDLDDAMSGAPVRVVRGDDEAALEAVKREVREELAKIEVDTAEDGVVVKADTLGSLEAMANALDEAEVPILRAEVGDIAPRDVTVAETAKESKHQVILGFNVDVLPDAEEALEHSDVRLFADDVIYQLVEEYDEHVADLERAQQENVLEKITRPARFRILEDHTFRQNDPAVVGVEVVSGTVQNNRSVAKFEGSEPNRVGTLSGIQHQGDDVESAQAGERVSVAIDGPTVGRQIEEGDELWIELPEKHAKILEQELASEIRADEIEALKAYLEKRRKTDPFWGK from the coding sequence ATGTCAGACACCAACTCGGACGCCGACGCATCGACCGACGCCGGCCCGCTTCGCACGCCGATCGTGGCGGTGCTGGGCCACGTCGACCACGGAAAGACCACGCTGCTCGACCGCATCCGCGGCTCCGCCGTCCAGGAGGGCGAGGCCGGCGCGATCACCCAGCACATCGGGGCGACCGCGGTCCCGCTCGACACCATCTCGGAGATGGCCGGCTCGCTGGTCGATCCGACGGACTTCGACCTGCCCGGGCTGCTGTTCATCGACACGCCGGGACACCACTCCTTTTCGACGCTCCGGTCCCGAGGCGGCGCGCTGGCGGACATCGCCGTGCTCGTCGTCGACGTGAACGACGGCTTCCAGCCACAGACCGAGGAGGCGATCAACATCCTCAAGCGCACCGGCACGCCGTTCGTCGTCGCCGCCAACAAAGTCGACACGACGCCCGGGTGGAATCCGCAGGACGGAGAGCCGATCCAGCGGTCGCTGGAGGCGCAGTCAGACCGCGCTGAAGACCGGCTCAACGAGAACCTCTACGAGCTGATCGGCGATCTCTCGGAGGCGGGCTTCTCCGCGGACTTCTACTGGCGCGTCCAGGACTTCCGCTCGAACATCGGCGTCGTGCCGGTGTCGGCGCTGACGAGCGAGGGGATCCCGGACCTCCTCACCGTCCTCATGGGCCTGTCCCAGCGGTACATGAAAGAGGACATGTCCGTCGACGTGAGCGGCCCCGGCGTCGGGACGGTGTTGGAGGTGAAAGACGAGCGCGGCTTCGGCGCGACGCTGGACGTGGTGCTGTACGACGGGGTCGTCCGCGAGGGCGACACGATCGTCGTCGGCGGCCGCGACGAGCCGATCGTCACCGAGGTCCGCGCCCTGTTGCAGCCCCGTCCGAACGCCGAGATCCGCGCCGAGAAGCAGTTCGAGCGCGTCGAGGAGGTCCGCGCGGCGGCGGGCGTGAAGATCGCCGCGCCCGACCTCGACGACGCGATGTCGGGCGCGCCGGTCCGGGTCGTCCGCGGCGACGACGAGGCGGCGCTGGAGGCGGTCAAACGCGAGGTTCGTGAGGAACTCGCCAAGATCGAGGTCGACACCGCCGAGGACGGCGTCGTCGTCAAGGCCGACACCCTCGGCAGCCTGGAGGCGATGGCCAACGCCCTCGACGAGGCCGAGGTGCCGATCCTCCGGGCCGAGGTCGGCGACATCGCCCCGCGGGACGTGACGGTGGCCGAGACGGCAAAGGAGTCCAAACACCAGGTGATCCTCGGGTTCAACGTCGACGTACTGCCCGACGCCGAGGAGGCGCTGGAGCACAGCGACGTGCGCCTGTTCGCCGACGACGTGATCTACCAGCTCGTCGAGGAGTACGACGAGCACGTCGCCGACCTGGAGCGCGCCCAACAGGAGAACGTCCTCGAGAAGATCACGAGACCGGCGCGCTTCCGGATCCTCGAGGACCACACCTTCCGGCAGAACGACCCGGCGGTCGTCGGCGTCGAGGTCGTCTCCGGAACCGTCCAGAACAACCGTTCGGTCGCGAAGTTCGAGGGGAGCGAGCCGAACCGCGTCGGCACCCTCTCGGGCATCCAACACCAGGGCGACGACGTGGAGTCGGCGCAGGCGGGCGAGCGCGTCTCCGTCGCCATCGACGGCCCCACGGTGGGTCGCCAGATCGAGGAGGGCGACGAGCTGTGGATCGAGTTGCCCGAGAAGCACGCGAAGATCCTCGAACAGGAACTCGCCTCGGAGATCCGCGCCGACGAGATCGAGGCACTAAAGGCGTATCTGGAGAAGCGTCGGAAGACGGACCCGTTCTGGGGGAAGTAG
- a CDS encoding pyruvoyl-dependent arginine decarboxylase, with the protein MEIHVAAGVGRGPTELAAYDAALADAGVGDFNLVVVSSVVPADATVRSVETVPDLGSPGDRLTVVQAHASATPADAHDTDAVTACLGWATGPGPGLFYEAEGTDADAVRETVREGLAAGRDLREWTFDDEETRVATVETDEGAFVAAVVVAAYGEGEPIA; encoded by the coding sequence ATGGAGATCCACGTCGCCGCCGGCGTCGGCCGCGGGCCCACCGAGCTGGCCGCCTACGACGCCGCCCTCGCCGACGCCGGGGTCGGCGACTTCAACCTCGTCGTCGTCTCGTCGGTCGTCCCCGCCGACGCGACCGTCAGGTCCGTCGAGACCGTCCCGGACCTGGGGTCGCCGGGCGACCGCCTGACGGTCGTCCAGGCGCACGCGTCGGCGACGCCCGCCGACGCCCACGACACGGACGCCGTCACCGCGTGTCTGGGCTGGGCGACCGGCCCGGGCCCGGGGCTGTTCTACGAGGCCGAGGGCACCGACGCCGACGCCGTCCGCGAGACCGTCCGCGAGGGGCTGGCCGCGGGCCGGGACCTCCGCGAGTGGACCTTCGACGACGAGGAGACGCGCGTCGCCACCGTCGAGACCGACGAGGGGGCGTTCGTCGCCGCCGTCGTCGTCGCCGCCTACGGCGAGGGCGAGCCGATCGCCTGA